The following proteins are encoded in a genomic region of Corythoichthys intestinalis isolate RoL2023-P3 chromosome 5, ASM3026506v1, whole genome shotgun sequence:
- the nup93 gene encoding nuclear pore complex protein Nup93 isoform X3 encodes MLVQWEQVKQRVLHTLLGAGEDALDFSQDVEPSFVSDITAPGRSSLDSVEVAYGRQIYVFNEKIVNGHIQPNLGDLCASVAESLDDKNVSDMWLMVKQMTDVLLVPAKDTLKSRTSVDMQMAFVRQALSFLANSYKNYTMVTVFGNLHQAQLGGVPGTYQLVHSFLHIKLPSPLPGMQDGEIEGHPVWAVIYYCLRCGDLNAAMHVINRVQHQLGDFKSWFQEYANSPDRRLSPTSENKLRLHYRRVLRNCADPYKRAVYCLIGKCDISDNHGEVADKTEDYLWLKLNQVCFDDDGSSSPQDRLTLPQLQKQLLEDYGESHFSASQQPFLYFQVLFLTAQFEAAVAFLFRVERLRSHAVHVALVLYELRLLLKSSGQSAQLLSQEPGDPPTVRRLNFIRMLMLYTRKFESTDPREALQYFYFLRNEKDSQGENMFMQCVSELVIESREFDMLLGRLEKDGSKRPGVIDKFAGDTRATISKVALKAENKGLFEEAVKLYELAKNPDKVLELMNRLLSPVIAQVSAPQSNKERLKNTAVAIAERYRTQGIAGDKFIDSTFYLLLDLMTFFDEYHTGHIDRAYDVMERLKLLPLNQESVEERVAAFRSFSDEVRHNLSEVLLASMNILYTQYKRLKGAPAGTPGRAQRTLDDRDTQLRCQARALVTFAGMIPYNMAGDTNARLVQMELLMN; translated from the exons ATGCTGGTCCAATGGGAGCAGGTGAAGCAGAGAGTGTTGCACACTCTCCTCGGAGCAGGAGAGGACGCCCTTGATTTCAGTCAAGATGTGGAG CCCAGCTTTGTGAGTGACATAACGGCACCAGGAAGAAGTTCTTTGGACAGCGTGGAGGTGGCATATGGACGTCAG ATCTATGTTTTCAATGAGAAGATCGTGAATGGGCACATTCAGCCCAATCTGGGAGATTTATGTGCTTCTGTCGCAGAAAGCTTGGATGACAAG AATGTGTCAGACATGTGGCTGATGGTGAAACAGATGACCGATGTTCTGCTGGTTCCTGCCAAAGATACTCTGAAGAGTCGCACTTCCGTTGACATGCAAATGGCATTTGTACGGCAGGCGCTCAGCTTCCTTGCAAACAG TTAcaagaattacacaatggtcACTGTGTTCGGGAACCTTCATCAGGCCCAACTGGGAGGGGTGCCAGGAACGTACCAACTTGTGCACAGTTTTCTTCATATTAAGCTACCAAGTCCCCTTCCTGGCATGCAG GACGGTGAGATAGAAGGCCACCCAGTGTGGGCTGTGATCTACTACTGTCTACGTTGTGGAGACCTAAACGCAGCAATGCATGTGATCAACAGAGTACAACACCAGCTAGGAGACTTCAAAAGCTGGTTTCAGGAGTACGCAAACAGCCCAGACAGACG CCTTTCCCCAACTTCTGAAAACAAGCTTCGCCTCCACTACCGCAGAGTGCTAAGGAACTGCGCTGATCCGTACAAGCGAGCCGTTTACTGCCTCATTGGGAAATGTGACATCAGCGATAACCATGGGGAAGTGGCAGATAAGACTGAAGACTATCTGTGGCTTAAG CTGAATCAGGTATGTTTCGATGATGATGGCAGCAGCTCCCCTCAGGACAGACTGACCTTGCCACAGCTACAGAAACAGCTGCTAGAGGACTACG GAGAATCCCATTTCTCTGCAAGCCAGCAGCCCTTCCTGTATTTCCAGGTCTTATTTTTGACTGCTCAGTTTGAGGCCGCTGTGGCATTCTTGTTTCGCGTTGAGAGACTTCGGAGTCATGCCGTACATGTGGCATTGGTTCTGTACGAGCTACGGTTGTTGTTGAAATCCTCCGGCCAGAGCGCTCAACTGC TGAGTCAAGAGCCCGGTGACCCTCCCACTGTGCGGCGCCTCAACTTTATCCGGATGCTCATGCTTTACACTCGCAAATTTGAGTCCACGGATCCACGGGAAGCGCTgcagtacttttactttttacg CAATGAGAAGGACAGCCAGGGAGAGAACATGTTCATGCAATGTGTCAGTGAACTTGTTATTGAGAGTCGAGAG TTTGATATGTTACTCGGAAGACTGGAAAAGGATGGAAGCAAGAGG CCTGGGGTCATTGATAAGTTTGCTGGAGACACCAGAGCGACCATTAGTAAAGTGGCCTTGAAAGCAGAGAACAAAGGTTTGTTTGAGGAAGCAGTCAAACTCTATGAGCTGGCCAAG AATCCAGACAAGGTGTTGGAGCTAATGAACAGGTTGTTGAGTCCTGTCATTGCTCAGGTCAGCGCTCCTCAGTCTAATAAGGAAAGGCTAAAAAACACTGCAGTGGCCATCGCGGAGAG GTACCGCACTCAAGGGATTGCAGGAGACAAGTTTATTGACAGCACGTTCTACCTTCTTCTGGATCTGATGACCTTTTTTGATGAGTACCACACAGGTCACATTGATCGAGCATATGAC GTGATGGAGCGTCTGAAGCTTCTGCCTCTCAACCAGGAAAGTGTGGAGGAGAGAGTGGCGGCTTTCAGGAGCTTCAGTGATGAG GTGCGTCACAACCTATCAGAAGTGCTACTTGCCTCCATGAACATCCTGTACACTCAGTACAAGCGTCTGAAGGGGGCACCAGCTGGCACCCCGGGACGAGCTCAGAGGACATTGGATGACAGAGACACG CAGCTGCGCTGCCAAGCTCGAGCCCTGGTCACCTTCGCTGGGATGATTCCTTACAACATGGCAGGAGACACAAATGCCAGACTGGTGCAAATGGAATTACTGATGAACTGA
- the zpd gene encoding zona pellucida glycoprotein d isoform X2, which translates to MAINDCKLAVLLLLVLGFPRHQVTGICDVEVCATKPERCALSKDKTTCKCLEGFYDDHCDKDAHIKVFCTKKYMGVRAREEFFLYYNTPVTSLHLPNKSCKAYREVINKVPYYMVKLAKNEYISCGGKSLEKNFTHVTYTLSLQSEPQAIGNIIRDPVIKLDFTCIFPFIRTVSLPFPIEPISSEAMVRVDELEATIQIMLYTDHSYTTAFSSAPTVELGDQVYVEVAVTDPADFFLLRINDCWATQSRHANASGGLVHSLIWNGCVTDDTVVFHGLNEGESGLNGQSSTIHYSFAMFRFSVEPHLFYLHCTVQLCDPDDRISCTPNCKSITKREAVHMDPAQGLLSYGPIRIETPDKPSSSVWAVGFILTLLIAMARAGSRKIAKTEQA; encoded by the exons ATGGCTATAAACGACTGTAAG CTGGCTGTACTCCTCTTGCTGGTCCTTGGCTTCCCACGCCACCAAGTAACAG GAATTTGCGACGTGGAGGTTTGCGCCACCAAACCAGAAAGATGTGCCTTGTCCAAAGACAAAACCACCTGTAAGTGCCTGGAAGGATTTTATGATGACCACTGTGACAAAG atGCACACATCAAAGTATTTTGCACTAAAAAGTACATGGGTGTCAGAGCACGAGAGGAATTCTTCTTGTACTACAACACGCCGGTCACGTCTTTGCACCTGCCCAATAAATCGTGCAAAGCGTACAGGGAAGTCATCAACAAAGTTCCCTACTACATGGTCAAGCTAGCCAAAAATGAATACATCAGCTGTGGAGGCAAGTCGCTTGAG AAAAATTTTACTCATGTCACATACACCCTTAGTCTTCAGTCAGAGCCTCAGGCCATTGGAAACATCATCAGAGATCCAGTCATAAAGTTGGATTTCACATGCATCTTTCCGTTCATCAGAACAGTCAGCCTACCTTTTCCAATTGAGCCCATTTCCAG tgaggcgaTGGTGCGCGTCGATGAGTTGGAGGCGACCATACAGATAATGCTGTACACGGATCATAGCTACACAACAGCCTTCAGCAGCGCCCCCACTGTGGAGCTGGGAGACCAG GTTTATGTTGAGGTGGCCGTGACTGATCCCGCAGACTTTTTCCTTCTCCGCATAAACGACTGCTGGGCCACGCAGAGTCGGCATGCCAATGCCTCGGGGGGATTGGTTCACAGCCTGATTTGGAATGG GTGTGTAACTGACGACACGGTTGTCTTCCACGGCCTGAACGAGGGAGAGTCTGGCCTCAATGGGCAGAGCTCCACCATTCACTACAGCTTTGCCATGTTCCGCTTCAGTGTGGAGCCGCATTTGTTCTATCTGCACTGCACAGTGCAACTCTGTGACCCGGATGACAGAATATCCTGCACTCCT AATTGCAAGTCCATCACTAAACGAGAAGCGGTGCACATGGACCCCGCCCAAGGGCTCTTGTCATATGGGCCCATCAGAATTGAAACTCCAGATAAACCTAGCTCTA GCGTCTGGGCCGTGGGCTTCATCCTCACCCTCCTCATCGCGATGGCAAGAGCCGGCAGTAGGAAGATTGCAAAGACTGAGCAGGCCTGA
- the zpd gene encoding zona pellucida glycoprotein d isoform X1, producing MAINDCKLAVLLLLVLGFPRHQVTGICDVEVCATKPERCALSKDKTTCKCLEGFYDDHCDKDAHIKVFCTKKYMGVRAREEFFLYYNTPVTSLHLPNKSCKAYREVINKVPYYMVKLAKNEYISCGGKSLEKNFTHVTYTLSLQSEPQAIGNIIRDPVIKLDFTCIFPFIRTVSLPFPIEPISSEAMVRVDELEATIQIMLYTDHSYTTAFSSAPTVELGDQVYVEVAVTDPADFFLLRINDCWATQSRHANASGGLVHSLIWNGCVTDDTVVFHGLNEGESGLNGQSSTIHYSFAMFRFSVEPHLFYLHCTVQLCDPDDRISCTPNCKSITKREAVHMDPAQGLLSYGPIRIETPDKPSSNIMMTVVLPVAGVWAVGFILTLLIAMARAGSRKIAKTEQA from the exons ATGGCTATAAACGACTGTAAG CTGGCTGTACTCCTCTTGCTGGTCCTTGGCTTCCCACGCCACCAAGTAACAG GAATTTGCGACGTGGAGGTTTGCGCCACCAAACCAGAAAGATGTGCCTTGTCCAAAGACAAAACCACCTGTAAGTGCCTGGAAGGATTTTATGATGACCACTGTGACAAAG atGCACACATCAAAGTATTTTGCACTAAAAAGTACATGGGTGTCAGAGCACGAGAGGAATTCTTCTTGTACTACAACACGCCGGTCACGTCTTTGCACCTGCCCAATAAATCGTGCAAAGCGTACAGGGAAGTCATCAACAAAGTTCCCTACTACATGGTCAAGCTAGCCAAAAATGAATACATCAGCTGTGGAGGCAAGTCGCTTGAG AAAAATTTTACTCATGTCACATACACCCTTAGTCTTCAGTCAGAGCCTCAGGCCATTGGAAACATCATCAGAGATCCAGTCATAAAGTTGGATTTCACATGCATCTTTCCGTTCATCAGAACAGTCAGCCTACCTTTTCCAATTGAGCCCATTTCCAG tgaggcgaTGGTGCGCGTCGATGAGTTGGAGGCGACCATACAGATAATGCTGTACACGGATCATAGCTACACAACAGCCTTCAGCAGCGCCCCCACTGTGGAGCTGGGAGACCAG GTTTATGTTGAGGTGGCCGTGACTGATCCCGCAGACTTTTTCCTTCTCCGCATAAACGACTGCTGGGCCACGCAGAGTCGGCATGCCAATGCCTCGGGGGGATTGGTTCACAGCCTGATTTGGAATGG GTGTGTAACTGACGACACGGTTGTCTTCCACGGCCTGAACGAGGGAGAGTCTGGCCTCAATGGGCAGAGCTCCACCATTCACTACAGCTTTGCCATGTTCCGCTTCAGTGTGGAGCCGCATTTGTTCTATCTGCACTGCACAGTGCAACTCTGTGACCCGGATGACAGAATATCCTGCACTCCT AATTGCAAGTCCATCACTAAACGAGAAGCGGTGCACATGGACCCCGCCCAAGGGCTCTTGTCATATGGGCCCATCAGAATTGAAACTCCAGATAAACCTAGCTCTA ACATAATgatgactgtggttctccccgtGGCAGGCGTCTGGGCCGTGGGCTTCATCCTCACCCTCCTCATCGCGATGGCAAGAGCCGGCAGTAGGAAGATTGCAAAGACTGAGCAGGCCTGA
- the zpd gene encoding zona pellucida glycoprotein d isoform X3: protein MGVRAREEFFLYYNTPVTSLHLPNKSCKAYREVINKVPYYMVKLAKNEYISCGGKSLEKNFTHVTYTLSLQSEPQAIGNIIRDPVIKLDFTCIFPFIRTVSLPFPIEPISSEAMVRVDELEATIQIMLYTDHSYTTAFSSAPTVELGDQVYVEVAVTDPADFFLLRINDCWATQSRHANASGGLVHSLIWNGCVTDDTVVFHGLNEGESGLNGQSSTIHYSFAMFRFSVEPHLFYLHCTVQLCDPDDRISCTPNCKSITKREAVHMDPAQGLLSYGPIRIETPDKPSSNIMMTVVLPVAGVWAVGFILTLLIAMARAGSRKIAKTEQA, encoded by the exons ATGGGTGTCAGAGCACGAGAGGAATTCTTCTTGTACTACAACACGCCGGTCACGTCTTTGCACCTGCCCAATAAATCGTGCAAAGCGTACAGGGAAGTCATCAACAAAGTTCCCTACTACATGGTCAAGCTAGCCAAAAATGAATACATCAGCTGTGGAGGCAAGTCGCTTGAG AAAAATTTTACTCATGTCACATACACCCTTAGTCTTCAGTCAGAGCCTCAGGCCATTGGAAACATCATCAGAGATCCAGTCATAAAGTTGGATTTCACATGCATCTTTCCGTTCATCAGAACAGTCAGCCTACCTTTTCCAATTGAGCCCATTTCCAG tgaggcgaTGGTGCGCGTCGATGAGTTGGAGGCGACCATACAGATAATGCTGTACACGGATCATAGCTACACAACAGCCTTCAGCAGCGCCCCCACTGTGGAGCTGGGAGACCAG GTTTATGTTGAGGTGGCCGTGACTGATCCCGCAGACTTTTTCCTTCTCCGCATAAACGACTGCTGGGCCACGCAGAGTCGGCATGCCAATGCCTCGGGGGGATTGGTTCACAGCCTGATTTGGAATGG GTGTGTAACTGACGACACGGTTGTCTTCCACGGCCTGAACGAGGGAGAGTCTGGCCTCAATGGGCAGAGCTCCACCATTCACTACAGCTTTGCCATGTTCCGCTTCAGTGTGGAGCCGCATTTGTTCTATCTGCACTGCACAGTGCAACTCTGTGACCCGGATGACAGAATATCCTGCACTCCT AATTGCAAGTCCATCACTAAACGAGAAGCGGTGCACATGGACCCCGCCCAAGGGCTCTTGTCATATGGGCCCATCAGAATTGAAACTCCAGATAAACCTAGCTCTA ACATAATgatgactgtggttctccccgtGGCAGGCGTCTGGGCCGTGGGCTTCATCCTCACCCTCCTCATCGCGATGGCAAGAGCCGGCAGTAGGAAGATTGCAAAGACTGAGCAGGCCTGA